The Plasmodium coatneyi strain Hackeri chromosome 5, complete sequence DNA window gtttgtttgtcaCACTTAATGGAGGGAGTGTTTGTTGTTATACTTAGTGCAGGGAGTGTTTCTGTCACACACTTAGTGTGGAGTGTTTGTCACATGCTTAGTGAGGGAATGTTTGTGTCACACTTAGTGGAGTAAAACTGTGTAGTTTACATTTATTGCGGAGTGTTTGTAACACTTAGTGCTACGCGCTAcgataacctatattcttatcttttcttccttccctcgtTTCTTTCCCCATGTGGCTATTTCCCTactttatcttctttttcttcttctcctggTGGTGGAATGGACAGTAGCAGTAGTGGTGTATGgaatggaatattctgttgcaGTGTCGGTTCCTGATGAACCATTATACGAATATTCCGTTGTTGAAGTGTCAAACACGTGTTTAATGGaggatcttttttttctggtgcttcctcctcctccaaagaggGTGTTCTTTATTGCAGAAGGCAAAAGATCATACTacgaaaggaagggaaagataaaaagggtgaacatgtatacatatgatatatatatatatatacatagtggtaaatataattgttgtatgtacttactttatataaaaaaaatgtggttaGTGGTAATGCCCCTATTCCAAAAACAGAATATACGATAGGGCCTACGGCTGCAGACCCACCCTCCCCTCCTCCCATAGAAGAAACGTGGTTTACTTGAACATCCGTAGCTTGTAATGTAGTTTGTGGTTCAGTTACTTGTGTACACTGTAATTTCTGCAGAATATCATCCTTACAGTAATGTCCAGCAAAGCCCCCTTTACCTCCCGGTCCCGCCGCTGCTTGAAGCGGGCCACAATACCTACCACTCTTCTGTGGTCCCCCGTCTTTTTTGCAATCTTCTTCTATAGCAGAACAAGCTTTTTTAATGGCCTCTAAGTGATCACGATATGCTTTATCACAAGTCTTTGTATCACCACTAACACCATTCCCTAAGTGCTTCATTATAGTATCATAGTCCTTGGAGTAATCAAAATGTGTTTTTActtgggggaaaatatcTTTGCTAATAGAGTTCTCGTATATAATTGCacacttcttcccttcaaTAGAAACTTCACTCAATTCCCCGTAAATCTGTTTCATAATTCCCAAAGATGTTTTAACTTGTAATTGGTTAGCTAATAGATCCcataaccaaaaataaaaatatagacaGAGGCCACTAGAGGATTGAATGTCATTTGTAACCTGTGAGGATGCATAGCAATGTGCGCCTAGAATTTGCTTTGCATAATCTTCAGCTTTCCCATTGTTTTTCAATATACTCTTTACTTCAGTATCCTTCCCTTTCAACCAAGAACAGGCTGTGCTACCATGACTTCCCCCTTCATCAAATTTactatatgttttttttgagagtaatttatttaaattttcctcctacaaaaatggaattgagataaggagaaagtggaatgtatgtacattgtGTATAAATGGAATGTTGTttcccacatatatataactccACTTCCGAACTTATTGTACCATAGACAatgtattatatgcacacacacattatTGG harbors:
- a CDS encoding KIR protein, which translates into the protein MVKHAAAELTVIILFREENLNKLLSKKTYSKFDEGGSHGSTACSWLKGKDTEVKSILKNNGKAEDYAKQILGAHCYASSQVTNDIQSSSGLCLYFYFWLWDLLANQLQVKTSLGIMKQIYGELSEVSIEGKKCAIIYENSISKDIFPQVKTHFDYSKDYDTIMKHLGNGVSGDTKTCDKAYRDHLEAIKKACSAIEEDCKKDGGPQKSGRYCGPLQAAAGPGGKGGFAGHYCKDDILQKLQCTQVTEPQTTLQATDVQVNHVSSMGGGEGGSAAVGPIVYSVFGIGALPLTTFFLYKYDLLPSAIKNTLFGGGGSTRKKRSSIKHVFDTSTTEYSYNGSSGTDTATEYSIPYTTTATVHSTTRRRRKRR